The DNA sequence GGCGGAAAACCCGGGCAAATGGACCCGCCTGGCGGACACAGTCAAAGGCGTGACGGAAGAGACCACCACCGGAGTGCACCGCCTCTACCAGATGCAGGAAAACGGAACGCTTCGCTTCCCCGCCATCAACGTCAACGACAGCGTCACCAAGAGCAAGTTTGACAACATCTACGGCTGCCGCCATTCACTGGTGGACGGCATCAACCGCGCGACCGACGTCATGATCGGCGGCAAGACGGCGGTTGTGCTTGGCTTCGGCGAAGTCGGCAAGGGCTGCGCCCAGGCGCTACGCGGGCAAGGCTGCCGCGTCATCGTCACCGAAATCGATCCCATCTGCGCGCTTCAGGCGGCAATGGAAGGCTACCAGGTCACCACGATCGAGGACGTCCTCTCCACTGCCGACATCTTCGTCACCACCACCGGTAACTGCGATGTCATCACCGCGGCGCACATGTGCAAGATGAAGGCCGGCGCCATCGTCGGCAACATCGGCCACTTCGACAACGAAATCGACATGGCCGGCCTGAAGAAGATACCGGGCATCAAGAAGGAGAACATCAAGCCCCAGGTTGACAAGTGGATCTTCGACGACGGCCGATGGATTCTCGTGCTTGCCGAGGGCCGACTGCTCAACCTCGGCTGCGCGACCGGCCACCCGAGCTTCGTGATGAGCAGCAGTTTCACGAACCAGGTGATCGCACAAATCGAGCTGTTCCAGAATACCAACAAGTACGAGAAAAAAGTCTATGTGCTGCCCAAGCACCTCGACGAAAAGGTCGCGCGGCTCCACCTCGCCCAACTCGGTGCGAAATTGACCAGGCTGACGCCCAAGCAGGCCGAATACCTTGGTATGTCGGTCGACGGTCCATACAAGCCGGAACATTACCGATACTGATTTCGACTGGGTACGCGAGCAATGTTGCCAGGCTTTGGCATGTTTGGCTGAGACGCTCGAATTTGCCAGGAAGCCATATCATGAAGTCACACGGGCGGTCCAATCAGGCCGCCCGTTGTGCTTTTTACTTAGCCGACAAATGGAACGACACCTCCACGGGGATCGCTCTATGTCCCAATTCGGAGGGCGACCGTCATCCGCAAGCATCAAACCTGAAGCGACCTGTCCGCGAATGAAAGGCTTGGTCCGTCTTGATATCGTCCCGCTTCAACGGTCCCTGCACGATGGACGCGACGAAACGGCTGCGCCTTGTGAATTTCGCTCGTTCCCTGCCGACGCGACGCCGCTCGTGATGCTCGATCGCCGAACTCCGGTTATGATGCACGAAAGTTGAACGCTCACACCTGTCCGGCAAGGAGGCTGATCGCTAATGCAGAAAGAACGCACGTCGCCTCATGGTGTCCCGTTTCACGGCGGCCGTGCCAACCATCTCATTTCCGATCGATCCGGACCGAAGCTTCGATCGAACGACGGCGCCCAGGCTGAACGCATCGATGACGAAGCGCCGTGCACGCGATTTGTACACCTCCACTGCCACACGCACTATAGCCTGCTCGATGGCGCAAACAGGATCGACGAACTCGTCAATCGCGCAAAGGAGCTGGATCAGCCAGCCGTCGCGATCACAGATCACGGCAACATGTTCGGCGTGATTGAGTTCTACAACACGGCTCGAAAGGCCGGCGTCAAGCCGATCATCGGCCTCGAAGCCTATATCGCCCCGACGGACCGTCGCCTCCGCGAGACGGTCGTCGGCCCTGGTGGAAAGCAGGAATCGAACTACCACCTGCTGCTCCTCGCCGCGAACAACGCCGGCTACCGCAACCTGCTGAAGCTCACTTCCATCGCATACCGGGAGGGATTCTATTACAAGCCGCGCATCGATCGCGAAGTGCTTGAGGCCCACAGCGAGGGCCTGATCTGCACCAGCACCTGTCTGGGCGCCGAAATTCCTCAAGCATTGATGGCCCACAACCGCGCGGCGGCCGAGCGCACAGCCGAATGGTATCTGCGCGTTTTCGGTCCGGAGCGATTCTTCATCGAATTGCAGGATCACGGCCTGAACGAGCAACGGATGATCAATCCGGAACTTGTCGATATCGCGAACCGGCTTGGTGTCGGATTAATCGCAACGAACGACGTGCACTACCTCCGCAAGGAAGATGCCGAACCACACGACGTGCTGCTTTGCATTTCGACGCGGGCGCTGCAAAGCGACAAGGAGCGCATGCGGTTTGATACCGACGAGTTCTACCTCAAGTCCGGTGCCGAAATGGCGGCATTGTTTCCCCAGCACAACGAGGCGATCTCCAACACGCTGCGCATCGCCGAGATGTGCAATGTTGAGCTGGATTTCACAAAACGCTATACGCCCGTCTATCATCCGCCTGAAAAACAATCACCCGAATCCTACCTTCGCGATCTCGTCTATCGCGGAGCGGCCGAACGCTACGGCAGCATCACACCCGAAATCAGCGAACGAATCGACTACGAATTGGAAGTCATTCAGAGCAAGGGGTTCGCAAGCTACTTTCTCATCGTCTGGGATTTTGTGCACTACGCCCGCGCCAAAGGCGTCCCGGCCGGCGCGCGCGGCAGCGGCTGCTCGTCCGTCGTCGCCTATTGCCTGTATCTCTCCCAGCCCGACCCGATCCGCTATGGCCTGTACTTTGAGCGCTTCATGGATCCCGATCGCGATGAAATGCCCGATATCGACATCGATATCTGCCAGGACGCGCGAGAAGACGTCATTCGATATGTCCGCGAGAAGTACGGCCACGTCGCGCAAATCATTACATTCGGCACGCTGAAAGCCAGAGCCGCCATCCGCGACGTCTGCCGAGTCATGGGTGTGCCGCTGGGCGATGCCGATCGGCTGGCAAAGCTGGTACCCGAAGAACTTAAGATGACGCTGGACAAGGCGCTGAGCCAGGAGCCGGAACTTCGCAGGTGGTACGACAGCGACGAAACCATCCGCCGCGTGATCGACATCGGAAAACGTGTCGAGGGTCTGGCACGACATGCAGGAGTCCATGCCGCAGGCGTCGTCATTGCCGAAGAACCTCTGGACAACCTCCTGCCGCTCTATCAACCATCGAATTCAGATGCGGTCATCACCCAGTTCGAAGGGCCGACGGTCGAGAAAGTCGGCCTGCTCAAGATGGATTTCCTCGGCCTTCGAACCCTCAGCGTCCTTGCCCTGGCTTGCAAGCTCGTCGAACAGAACCACGGCACGAAGATAGACCTTGAACGACTCGATCTGACCGATCAGCGTGTCTATCGAATCTTCGCCTCCGGCGAGACCAAGGGCGTATTCCAGTTCGAATCCGGCGGCATGCGCGACGTCCTCATGAAGATGCGCCCGAACCGTATCGAGGACCTCATCGCGGCCAATGCGCTCTACCGACCCGGACCGATGGTCAACATCGATGCCTACGTCGCTCGCAAGCACGGCGAATCATGGAAAACGCCCCACGAAATCATGGACGGAGTGCTCGAGGAGACCTACGGCATCATCGTCTATCAGGAGCAGGTTGCCCGTCTCGCGATTCAGCTCGGTGGAATCGAACGCAAGCGAGCCTTCCGCCTCGCCAAAGCCATCAGCAAAAAGAAAACCGACATGATCGAGGCCGAACGAGGCCCGTTTGTCGAAGGCTGCGCGAAGAACGGTCTGAGAAAGCAGGTCGCCGAGGAGATATTCAACCAGATTCTGCCTTTCGGCGAATACGCGTTCAACAAAGCGCACTCGACGGGCTACGCCCTGGTCGCGTTTCAGACCGCCTTTGTAAAGGCCTATTACCCGCTCGAATTCATGGCATCCCTGCTGACGTACGAAATGGGCGACACCGAGAAAGTCGTCGATTACATTGATGAGTGCCGCAGACTCGGCATCGAGGTGCTCCCGCCCGACATCAATTCGAGTCATGTCGATTTCACCGCCCTGCCCGGCGCAGACAGCGGCGCAGGCTGCATTCGCTTCGGCCTGGCTGCAATCAAAGGTGTCGGCGCCAAGGCGGTGCGAAGCGTGGTGGAGGAGCGAGCCGCCGGCGGGCCCTTCCGCGATCTGTACGAGTTCTGCGAGCGCGTCGATGCCTCGAATGTCAACCGTGGCACACTCGAAGCCATGATCAAGGCAGGCGCCTTCGACTCGACAGGTGCAATGCGAAAGGCACTGATCAGCGTACTGGATAGCGCCATGCACATGGGCTCCGAGCACCAACGCGACCGTGCCTCAGGCCAAATGACCATGTTCGGCGGCGATTTCGTGGGTGGCGACGACGGGGCGCAGCGAACCATCGGCGCCGAGGAATGGCTGGAATCCGAGATGCTCGCCCATGAAAAATCCGTACTCGGATTCTATGTAACCAAGCACCCGCTTACATCGCACGCAGAACATCTCAAGCAATTCTCAACATGCACTTGCAGGCAGATCGGCGCCTTCAGCGAGGGCGTTCAGATCGTGCTCGGCGGGATGATTTCGAAAGTGCGCATGGTTCCGACCAAGGCCGGCCGAAATCCCGGATCCAAGCTGGCCGTGCTTACCTTCGAGGACCTAAGCGGTTCCATCGAAGCGGTCGTCTTCAGCGAACAGTTGGACAGATTTCGCGGACTGGTCGCGCCGGATCGGGTCGTGTTTCTGCGAGGAACGGTCGACAAGAAACGCGAGGAGCCTTCGCTGCGTGTCAACGAGATTCTCGCCTTCGAGGATGCCACCGAGAAGCTGGCCGATGCACTGATCTTCCGCGTACGATCCTCCTCGATCGATGGAGTCACGCTCGGGCGATTGAAAGAGGTCTGCGCCGACCACCGCGGCAGCAAGCCGTTCTTCATCTCCATCGAGCGACCGGGCGCAATCAGCGCCCTCGTCCGCTGCGATAGCGCGAACCGCGTGCGCCCCAGTGAGGCGTTCAAGGTCGCCGTTGAATCGCTGCTCGGCGAAGGCGCATACGACATCATTGGAAGCAAGGCCGCTCCGGTCGCCGCGACACCAAAACCGTGGGCCAGGCGTTCGCGGACTTGATGCACGCTTGAGTGGGACACGATTGTTGCTGCGCGAACTATGACTGCGCCGTATGCCCCTGCATGTCGCTCCATTGCAGAAAAATCATGATGGACGAAAACGCCAAAGCCGCCGCCGGCGTCACCAGCACGAAACTGCCGGCAAACGAATTCAGCATCTGCCCGATGAAATTGGTGTGATTCGCGGCGAGAATGGACATCGCTCCGACGCACAGCCAACCGCCGTGCAATCCGGTCACGACAACGGTCGTCTGCCGCGACAGCGAAACCGCAAGGCCCATCGCAAACGCCCCGCCGATGAATCCGAGGATCGCGAGCACGACAAACGGCAGATCGGAATCAAGCAGAAAAAGCTGCACCGAAACAAAGCCCGCCAACCCCGCCATCGCCACCGTCGCCACTCGCGGAAATCGCCACGCTAGCAGCGGTAAAAGCAACGCCATCATCAATGCCACCGACATGGTCGATTCATCCCCGCCAATCCAGGGAACGCCCCCACGCCGGGAAAACCAGAGTGCGCACATGCCTGCGACCGCCAGCGCATCCACGATCACCAGGAAGCGTACGAGTCGCCACCCGAAGAGACCGTAGATCAAGCCGGCAAGAATAAATAGAACGGCCGCACTCTCGTCGAGTCCGGCCAGCAGACCGGTTAAAACATCCATCTGTTGCTCCCCCCATGACAGAATCGACGTCAGTCCGACCACGTGGAGCGGCTCGAACGAACGCCCTGATTGTGGCCGTTGCCCATCGCAACTTCCCCCGCGGATTCCGCAGCCGCGGTGCCGAAGCAGAGTCGCGATGTAATTCCGATTTGAAGTTTACGATTTGGCGGGTTCGCGGGGAGCAGGGCTCTCCGCTTTTTTCGGAAACCGGGCGTCTTTGGCCTGAAAGACCAGTCCGAGAAGCCAGATGCCCAGCGCAACAGCCGCGGGGTATTGCGGCTGCGCGAATAGAGAATTGCGGACCTCGTGCCAATGCGCGCAGAGAATCGTCGACCCACCGATCACCGCGATGTGAGCCCCGATAAATCCAAGCCAGATTACGGCAAACGCCCGCAGTGCCCAATAAGCAAAAACGCCACCGACAATCGCGGCGCAAACAGGCAGAATCCAGCCGCTCAGGCCGAATTGCTTCAGCTCGGCACTGACCCGCTCTCCGACGAACTTCAACTGATCGCGCCAATCACTGCTGGTATTCCTCGCCTGTTGTTCCGGAGTCGGCAGGGTGATTCTGCCACTGACCACCGCCGCCTGACGCTCTGAGGGCACCAGGTTCTTCAGACGCTCCGGCTGAATGAGCTGAAAAGCCACGGCAATCATGAAGAGAACGAACACGCTGCCCGCGGCCAGCCACATCTTGTAAGACTTGAAACCAATCGCCGCCAGCGCCAAACCGCCGACTGCGGCAGTAAACGGCACCGGCAGATTCAGCGCGGTGGACAGGAAATACCCGATCCATCCGCCAAGTACCAGTGCAAATGCCGTCACGACGATGCGCTCGAACTTGCCTCCTCGGAATACCAGAATCAGCCCGGCCACAACCGCGACAAGTCCGCCCACATTCACCGCGGGCGTACTTTCCACAGGCGGCACATAGTGTTCCAACACTTGCCGAAACTTCTCGATCCAGACGACCTGATTGATTTCCGCGAATATCATGGCAGATGCCAATTCGTCCGAATTCCGGACCCCGCAGATTTTGCCGGCCCGCCGAGTCGCCTATCTTCCCAACGAAAGCTTAGTCGTCCATTCACGCCATGACCAGCGAAGCGCGCGCCAGGCCGGAGCGCTTCCGGATGCCCTCTGAGCCCATGCTTCGCCGCCAAAGTCGATCTGAAAGTGTTGTACTAGGACGATTTGTGTTCTTTCGCGATCGACACAGACGTCGGATGCGTGCGAACATCAACGTATGCCCGATTTAGATCAATTCGCCCGTGCTCGCGATAGAGCCAGTCGAGCAGCGCAAGCTTTTGTTCGGTCGTGGTTTCAGTTCCGTTTTCCTGATTCGGCGCCAGCCCCCACCAGATCCGCGAGCCCGGACGAGTCGTCGCCAGTTCAATTCCGGGGCGCTTGCGGTCTACCCGACCTGAGTAATTGCTGACGATGATCCGATCAACCTGATCGCGAAACGCCCGACCCGAAATCAATCCGGCAAGGCGCAGACCGGACTGAAGATCATCTCCGATCCACTGATGGCCCACCGACGGCGGCGTCTGTTTCACACCGCTGATCAGGAGCAGCTTGCTCGTCGTGCAGTCTTCCGGCCGATACCAGCCCGGCAGCAGAAAGCCATCCTGATCGACCAGATAACAGGCCTCACCGTGTTGAACATACGCGGCAGGCTCTCGAAATGTGCATTTGATCGCGACTGTCCCGTCCGGACGGACCGTTACCCGATCAACCGATCGGACCCAGCCGATGGACGGCTCGGCAAGCGAACCACCAACCCGGGCCGCAAGCCCCGCATCAAGGATGCGGTCGGTCGGGCGGAGATCGATTCGGCTCTGAATTGAATCGAGGATATGACGATTGTCCGGTCGTCGAAGAAAATCAGGCAAATCCTGCCACTCGATGGCGAGCACGAACTTGTCGTACTTCGCCATACCGTGCACATGGTTTTCGAGATAGCCCAGAACGCGCGTGGTGCAAAAAGCCGCCAGCACGAACAAGCCCGCATAGGCCACCACGCGCGCGGTACGCGGGTGGCGGAGCCACATCGGATTGGACAGCCATTCGGGCATCTTGAACTCGAATGGGATGATCGCTTTTTTCTTGCTTTTCTTTGCCAATTGTCGCTGCGTTGTCTGACCGTCTGACCAACTCGGATCGCCGACCCACGCTAATTAACGCCGCGCGATCGCCATGTCCACAATTTTCCTGCATAACGTCGGCATGTCATGGCCCACTCGCGCTGCCGCTTTGGGCAACAGTGAGTGGGAGGTGAGGCCCGGAATGACATTGACCTCCAGAGCGTATGCCAAACCCGACTGCGGATCGACGCGCCAATCCACCCTGGAGAAATCCCGGCATCCCAGGGCTCGATGCGCAAGAAGGCTCTGCTCCTGAATTTGCGCTAGCAGCGGCGCCGGCAGATCGATATCAAACAAGTACTCCGTATCTTCATCGACATATTTGGCCTGGTAATCATAAAAATCGCGTGCCGTGCGAATCTCGATGGGTGGCAGCGCCTCGTCCCCCAGAATGCCGACTGTCAGCTCCTTGCCGGGAATATACTCCTCGACGAGCGCCTCACCGTATTTCTCAATCACCAGGTCCAATGCCGGACGAAATTGCGTAAAATCCCGAACTATGAAGCAAAAAAGGCTGCTTCCTTCGCGTCGCGGCTTCACCACCACCGGCAGGCTCCATGCCGCCATCGCGGAGGGAATCGTACTCGGCGTGGCCAGCGTGAATCGAGGCGTCGGAACTCCGGCCTCGATGAATCGCTCCTTTGAAGCGACCTTGTCCGCCGCCAACTCGCAAGCATCCGGATCGGAGCCGGAATAGGCCAGGCGGCGATTCTCCAGAATCCGCTGCACCTCGCCGTCCTCGCCGAACTGGCCATGAAGCGCGACAAAAACGCAGTCCACTTCGCGAGCCAGCGCCGCCAGATTGCCGGGATTGATGTCTTCGAGGTGAACCGAATAACCAAGCTCGCCGAGCGCGGCCGCCACATTTTTGCCGCTTTCGAGACTTACGCTCCTCTCGCCGCTCGGTCCACCGGCGAGAACGGTCACCGCCAGCTTCCGGTTGGTGTCGTGCTTGAAGAGTTTTCGCTTGAGATTCTGAAGTTGCTTGGCGATGGCCACCGGCACCCTCCTGCGACGACCGGACGAGCCGAACCATCCGGCCCGATTCCGAATCGACGACCTACCAGATCTTCACTTCCGGTTCGAGCATGATCCCACTGTGCGCTGCAACCCGATCAATAATTGTGCTGATGAGTTCCCGGACATCGGACGCGCGACCACCGCGGTCGGCGATCGCAAAATTCGCATGGCGCTCCGAAACAAACGCGCTGCCCACGCGATACCCCTTTAGTCCGGCTCGATCGATCAATTGTCCGGCCGAATGCCCCGACGGATTTCGAAAGATGCATCCGGCGCTCGGCGCGCCCAATGCCGGTTGCGTTGATTGCTTATATTCCCAGATTTCGCGCCACCGTGTTCGCAAGGCGACCGGATCGGTCGGTACGAGCCGGAACGCCGCGCTGAGGACGATGTCGGACCCGACCGCCGAGTGGCGATAGGCGAACTTCAGTTCATCCTTCGTACGCGATCGCACGAGGCCGTCCCCGTCAACCACGCGGACCCGCACGACCGCCGACGCAATCTCGCCGTATCGGCCGCCGCAATTCATGGTAATACCGCCGCCGACGGTGCCGGGAATGCCGGCCAGTTGTTCGAGGCCCGCCAACCCGCCACCGACACAGGCGTTGACCAGTTTCGACATGTCGTGTCCCCCGCCGGCAATGACATGCTCGCCCTCGAAAACCGCACGGGACAATTCGCCCTTCGTCAGCCGAATGACGACGCCCCGGACGCCCTCGTCCGGCACGAGAATGTTGGCCCCCAGCCCGAGCACCCGAAGAGCGGTGCCTGATTCATGGCATCGTCGCACGACGGTGACAAGTTGTGCCTCGGTGCGCGGCTCGATGAGATAGTCCGCCGGCCCGCCGAGTTGAAACCACGTCAACGGCGCCAATGGAACATTTTGACGGCATACGCCGTCAGGCAAGTCGCTGAACAAGTTCATCCGCAATCTTCCAGACGTCGCCCGCGCCCATCGTCAAGACAATGTCACCCGGCTTCGCATGTGTCGTAAGATGATCAACGATTTGTTCATGCTTCGGAAGATACAGCGCATCACCGCCGTTCGCATGCACGCGCTCCACCAGATTCGCGCTGGATACCGCGTTTCGAAGGGCCTCCGAATCGCGCACGAAGTAGATGTCGGGCACGAGCAGATGATCCGCCAGACCGAAACTGCGGGCGAAGTCGTTCAGGAGAAACCGCGTTCGGGAGTGCTGATGCGGCTGAAAGACGACCCACAGGCGGCGGTCCGGATAGTGCTCCCGAACCGCACGCAGGGTCACCTGTATCTCCGTCGGATGATGGCCGTAATCGTCGAGGACCAGAATTCCGCCGACCTCGCCGCGCTTTGTCAGGCGGCGCTCGGCTCCGGCAAAGTGCGGCAACGCCGCCGCGATCGCGGATGCCGAGATGCCCGCATGATGCGCCAGTGCTGTCGCAACGAGGCCGTTGTATACCTGGTGCCGGCCCGGAAGTGACGACATTTCCGCCCGGATGAATGGCTTCCCGTGGTACAGCACATCAAAATGGTAGCAGCCATTAACATGGTCAATCCGCTCGGCGCGCCAGACGGATTCTTCAGTGAC is a window from the Phycisphaerae bacterium genome containing:
- the ahcY gene encoding adenosylhomocysteinase, yielding MSTTLVAQDFKVADLSLADFGRKEIILAEHEMPGLMAIRKEYAGKKPLKGARISGSLHMTIQTAVLIETLVELGAEVRWASCNIFSTQDHAAAAVAVGPKGTPENPQGVPVFAWKGETLEEYWWCTVQMLTWPDGNGPNMILDDGGDATLLVHKAAEFEKSGKIPTFNEASDPEEWGIILDVIRAELAENPGKWTRLADTVKGVTEETTTGVHRLYQMQENGTLRFPAINVNDSVTKSKFDNIYGCRHSLVDGINRATDVMIGGKTAVVLGFGEVGKGCAQALRGQGCRVIVTEIDPICALQAAMEGYQVTTIEDVLSTADIFVTTTGNCDVITAAHMCKMKAGAIVGNIGHFDNEIDMAGLKKIPGIKKENIKPQVDKWIFDDGRWILVLAEGRLLNLGCATGHPSFVMSSSFTNQVIAQIELFQNTNKYEKKVYVLPKHLDEKVARLHLAQLGAKLTRLTPKQAEYLGMSVDGPYKPEHYRY
- a CDS encoding D-alanine--D-alanine ligase, coding for MAIAKQLQNLKRKLFKHDTNRKLAVTVLAGGPSGERSVSLESGKNVAAALGELGYSVHLEDINPGNLAALAREVDCVFVALHGQFGEDGEVQRILENRRLAYSGSDPDACELAADKVASKERFIEAGVPTPRFTLATPSTIPSAMAAWSLPVVVKPRREGSSLFCFIVRDFTQFRPALDLVIEKYGEALVEEYIPGKELTVGILGDEALPPIEIRTARDFYDYQAKYVDEDTEYLFDIDLPAPLLAQIQEQSLLAHRALGCRDFSRVDWRVDPQSGLAYALEVNVIPGLTSHSLLPKAAARVGHDMPTLCRKIVDMAIARR
- the murB gene encoding UDP-N-acetylmuramate dehydrogenase translates to MNLFSDLPDGVCRQNVPLAPLTWFQLGGPADYLIEPRTEAQLVTVVRRCHESGTALRVLGLGANILVPDEGVRGVVIRLTKGELSRAVFEGEHVIAGGGHDMSKLVNACVGGGLAGLEQLAGIPGTVGGGITMNCGGRYGEIASAVVRVRVVDGDGLVRSRTKDELKFAYRHSAVGSDIVLSAAFRLVPTDPVALRTRWREIWEYKQSTQPALGAPSAGCIFRNPSGHSAGQLIDRAGLKGYRVGSAFVSERHANFAIADRGGRASDVRELISTIIDRVAAHSGIMLEPEVKIW
- a CDS encoding DNA polymerase III subunit alpha → MQKERTSPHGVPFHGGRANHLISDRSGPKLRSNDGAQAERIDDEAPCTRFVHLHCHTHYSLLDGANRIDELVNRAKELDQPAVAITDHGNMFGVIEFYNTARKAGVKPIIGLEAYIAPTDRRLRETVVGPGGKQESNYHLLLLAANNAGYRNLLKLTSIAYREGFYYKPRIDREVLEAHSEGLICTSTCLGAEIPQALMAHNRAAAERTAEWYLRVFGPERFFIELQDHGLNEQRMINPELVDIANRLGVGLIATNDVHYLRKEDAEPHDVLLCISTRALQSDKERMRFDTDEFYLKSGAEMAALFPQHNEAISNTLRIAEMCNVELDFTKRYTPVYHPPEKQSPESYLRDLVYRGAAERYGSITPEISERIDYELEVIQSKGFASYFLIVWDFVHYARAKGVPAGARGSGCSSVVAYCLYLSQPDPIRYGLYFERFMDPDRDEMPDIDIDICQDAREDVIRYVREKYGHVAQIITFGTLKARAAIRDVCRVMGVPLGDADRLAKLVPEELKMTLDKALSQEPELRRWYDSDETIRRVIDIGKRVEGLARHAGVHAAGVVIAEEPLDNLLPLYQPSNSDAVITQFEGPTVEKVGLLKMDFLGLRTLSVLALACKLVEQNHGTKIDLERLDLTDQRVYRIFASGETKGVFQFESGGMRDVLMKMRPNRIEDLIAANALYRPGPMVNIDAYVARKHGESWKTPHEIMDGVLEETYGIIVYQEQVARLAIQLGGIERKRAFRLAKAISKKKTDMIEAERGPFVEGCAKNGLRKQVAEEIFNQILPFGEYAFNKAHSTGYALVAFQTAFVKAYYPLEFMASLLTYEMGDTEKVVDYIDECRRLGIEVLPPDINSSHVDFTALPGADSGAGCIRFGLAAIKGVGAKAVRSVVEERAAGGPFRDLYEFCERVDASNVNRGTLEAMIKAGAFDSTGAMRKALISVLDSAMHMGSEHQRDRASGQMTMFGGDFVGGDDGAQRTIGAEEWLESEMLAHEKSVLGFYVTKHPLTSHAEHLKQFSTCTCRQIGAFSEGVQIVLGGMISKVRMVPTKAGRNPGSKLAVLTFEDLSGSIEAVVFSEQLDRFRGLVAPDRVVFLRGTVDKKREEPSLRVNEILAFEDATEKLADALIFRVRSSSIDGVTLGRLKEVCADHRGSKPFFISIERPGAISALVRCDSANRVRPSEAFKVAVESLLGEGAYDIIGSKAAPVAATPKPWARRSRT